One Glycine soja cultivar W05 chromosome 2, ASM419377v2, whole genome shotgun sequence genomic region harbors:
- the LOC114370010 gene encoding protein unc-13 homolog, protein MGLHARRRDSSPGTVPPLSPTISIPPPQLLHHHHVPSSNNIFKSHHDRSHNRRESLPGPSFLPLSPPPATIHSRRDSYPGPFPSPTFAESDSGLLPSTSSHYYHPELYHHTSKRRYGHNHGPGHPRNLDVATKIAFCHRLCLYDKDSDLAWPFRDLEGLDHDDIRETAYEIFFTACRSSPGFGGRSPITFYSKHDGSGEGRSTPVSQTSRVKQALGLRMLRSSLSQRIMVSAPASPVTERSPRSRAVPRRTVTMAEVMRLQMGVSEQSDSRLRKTLVRTLVGQLGRQAETIILPLELLRHLKPSEFNDSHEYHLWQKRQLKFLEVGLLFHPSIPIEKTNTFAMNLKEIIRSAEFKPLDTGKNSDTMRSFSNSVISLSMRSPDDTPTNVCHWANGYPVNIHLYISLLQSIFDLRDETSVLDEVDEQLDLIKKTWSTLGINRPIHNVCFTWVMFQQYVETGQIEPDLLCASYTILNEVANDAKKERDSLYVEILKSVLGSLQEWADKRFLNYHVYFQGGDIGQIENLLPVVLLASRILGDVTNSEEGQEKGDKTRVSSSEGRVDYYICSSVKNAFEKMMEAANAKSAESETEKKIGEVILQLAQETEYLALKERQNYSPILKKWNTIAAAVAALTLNNCYGHVLKQYLSEMTTSITVEVVLVLQRAKILEDVLVQMVVEDSADCEDGGKTVVREMVPFEVESTIMIRIRKWIDESLHKGKECLERAKESEAWNPKSKSEPYAKSVVELMNLAKKIVQEFFQIPISITEVLVQELADGLQKIFREYTMFIAACGLKENYIPSLPPLTRCNRNSKFHKLWKIASPCSVSCEDPHIYGIFEANHPHSCTSRGTQRLYIRLNTLSYLLSHIPSLDKSLALTPGVVPSNRHSFTNSHKTQSNRTSYFETTNTSILAACQHVSEVASYRLTFFDTNPFFYDSLYVGDVANARISNLLTILKHNVKLMTAILTERAQALAVKEVMKASFDAFLTVLLAGGTTRVFNESDHQSIQEDFDSLKQLFCSFEELIAENVVEKEAEVVEGVIALMGMSTEQLMENLSTLSNETSGIGVIGNGQKLPMPPTTGKWNRSDPNTILRVLCYRNDRTASNFLKRTFQIAKRR, encoded by the exons ATGGGTCTCCACGCCCGCCGCCGCGACTCCTCTCCCGGCACCGTCCCTCCGCTCTCCCCAACCATCTCCATCCCCCCTCCCCagctcctccaccaccaccatgtTCCCTCCTCTAACAACATCTTCAAGTCCCACCATGACCGCAGCCACAACCGCCGCGAATCTCTCCCCGGTCCCTCCTTCCTTCCCCTCTCGCCGCCTCCAGCCACCATTCATTCCCGCCGCGACTCCTACCCCGGCCCCTTCCCTTCCCCCACATTCGCTGAATCTGATTCAGGCCTCCTTCCTTCAACCTCATCACACTATTATCATCCTGAGCTTTATCATCATACCAGCAAACGCAG ATATGGCCACAACCACGGTCCTGGACACCCCAGAAACCTTGATGTTGCAACCAAAATTGCG TTCTGTCACAGGTTGTGTCTCTACGACAAGGACAGCGACCTCGCCTGGCCGTTTCGCGACCTTGAAGGTCTCGACCATGATGACATAAGGGAAACTGCCTATGAAATCTTCTTCACCGCGTGCCGGTCCTCGCCGGGGTTCGGTGGCCGAAGCCCGATCACATTTTATTCTAAGCATGATGGGAGTGGTGAGGGGAGGAGTACGCCGGTGTCCCAGACAAGTAGGGTGAAGCAAGCGCTTGGGCTGAGGATGCTGAGAAGCTCCTTgtctcagaggataatggtgTCGGCACCGGCGTCGCCGGTGACTGAGCGGAGTCCTCGGTCTCGGGCTGTGCCACGGAGGACGGTGACGATGGCAGAAGTCATGAGGCTGCAGATGGGGGTGTCGGAGCAGAGTGATAGCCGGCTGAGGAAAACACTTGTGAGGACACTTGTTGGCCAA CTTGGCCGGCAAGCAGAAACTATCATTCTCCCTTTGGAACTCCTTCGCCACCTAAAGCCTTCGGAGTTCAATGATTCCCATGAGTACCATTTGTGGCAAAAGAGGCAGCTCAAGTTCCTTGAAGTAGGTCTCCTCTTTCACCCTTCAATTCCCATAGAAAAGACCAACACCTTTGCCATGAACCTTAAGGAAATTATACGTAGCGCCGAATTCAAACCTTTAGACACTGGCAAAAACTCAGACACCATGAGAAGCTTCAGCAACTCTGTGATTTCCTTATCGATGAGAAGCCCTGATGACACTCCCACCAATGTTTGCCACTGGGCTAATGGCTACCCTGTGAACATTCATCTCTACATTTCCCTCCTTCAGTCCATTTTTGATCTAAGGGATGAGACATCAGTGCTTGATGAGGTGGATGAGCAACTTGATCTGATAAAGAAAACATGGTCAACACTGGGGATCAATAGGCCAATCCACAATGTGTGTTTCACATGGGTGATGTTTCAACAATATGTAGAAACCGGGCAGATAGAACCTGACCTTCTTTGTGCCTCATATACCATATTGAATGAGGTGGCAAATGATGCTAAGAAAGAAAGGGATTCCTTGTATGTTGAGATATTGAAATCGGTCCTCGGTTCACTGCAGGAGTGGGCAGATAAGAGGTTTCTTAACTACCATGTGTATTTTCAGGGAGGAGATATTGGACAAATTGAAAACCTTCTTCCTGTGGTGTTGTTAGCATCCAGGATTTTGGGAGATGTTACAAATTCTGAAGAAGGGCAAGAAAAAGGAGATAAAACTAGAGTGAGTTCTTCTGAGGGCCGGGTTGATTACTATATCTGTTCTTCCGTGaaaaatgcttttgaaaag ATGATGGAAGCAGCAAATGCCAAATCTGCCGAGTCTGAAACAGAGAAAAAAATCGGTGAAGTTATACTTCAATTAGCTCAGGAGACTGAATATTTGGCATTGAAGGAGAGACAAAATTATAGTCCAATATTGAAGAAATGGAACACAATAGCTGCAGCAGTAGCAGCATTGACACTGAACAATTGCTATGGACATGTGCTAAAGCAGTATTTAAGTGAAATGACCACATCAATAACAGTTGAGGTAGTTTTAGTACTGCAGAGGGCAAAAATTCTAGAAGATGTTTTGGTTCAAATGGTAGTTGAAGACTCTGCTGATTGTGAGGATGGTGGCAAAACAGTAGTGAGAGAGATGGTTCCTTTTGAAGTTGAGTCAACCATAATGATCCGTATTAGAAAATGGATAGATGAATCACTGCACAAAGGAAAAGAGTGTTTGGAGAGAGCAAAAGAATCTGAA GCATGGAATCCAAAGTCTAAATCGGAGCCGTATGCAAAATCGGTGGTAGAGCTGATGAACTTGGCCAAGAAGATTGTGCAAGAATTCTTTCAAATTCCAATATCAATAACTGAAGTTTTAGTTCAAGAACTTGCTGATGGATTACAAAAAATCTTCCGGGAGTACACAATGTTTATTGCTGCATGCG GATTGAAAGAGAACTACATTCCCTCTCTTCCCCCACTGACCAGGTGCAACAGGAATTCAAAGTTCCACAAGTTGTGGAAGATAGCTAGCCCCTGCAGTGTTAGTTGTGAAGATCCACACATATATGGAATATTTGAAGCTAATCATCCTCACTCATGCACTAGCCGTGGAACACAGCGTCTCTACATTCGTCTCAACACCTTATCCTACCTACTTTCTCATATCCCCTCTCTTGACAAATCACTCGCCCTGACACCAGGAGTTGTTCCTTCAAATCGCCACAGTTTCACGAACAGCCACAAGACTCAAAGTAACAGAACTTCATACTTCGAAACAACCAACACCTCCATCCTAGCAGCCTGCCAGCATGTCTCAGAAGTTGCTTCCTACCGTCTCACGTTCTTTGACACAAACCCTTTCTTCTATGACAGCCTCTATGTTGGCGATGTAGCCAACGCTAGGATTAGCAATTTATTGACAATTCTCAAGCATAACGTAAAACTAATGACAGCAATTCTGACAGAAAGAGCTCAAGCGCTGGCTGTGAAGGAAGTTATGAAGGCCTCCTTCGATGCATTCCTCACGGTTTTGCTTGCTGGTGGAACCACCAGGGTGTTCAATGAATCTGATCACCAAAGTATACAAGAGGATTTTGACAGTTTGAAGCAGCTATTCTGCAGTTTTGAAGAATTGATAGCAGAAAATGTGGTGGAGAAAGAGGCTGAGGTAGTGGAGGGAGTGATAGCACTAATGGGCATGAGTACTGAACAATTGATGGAAAACTTAAGTACCTTATCAAATGAGACAAGTGGAATAGGAGTCATTGGTAATGGTCAGAAGTTGCCAATGCCACCAACTACAGGAAAGTGGAATAGATCTGACCCCAACACAATATTGAGGGTATTGTGCTATAGAAACGATCGAACTGCAAGTAATTTCTTAAAAAGGACATTCCAAATAGCAAAGAGGAGATAA
- the LOC114384036 gene encoding 40S ribosomal protein S18-like, with protein MSLVANEDFQHILRVLNTNVDGKQKIMFALTSIKGIGRRFANICCKKADVDMNKRAGELSAIELDSVMTVVANPRQFKIPDWFLNRKKDYKDGKYSQVVSNALDMKLRDDLERLKKIRNHRGLRHYWGLRVRGQHTKTTGRRGKTVGVSKKR; from the exons ATG TCTCTGGTGGCGAACGAGGATTTCCAGCACATTCTGCGTGTGCTGAACACCAACGTAGATGGGAAGCAGAAGATAATGTTCGCTCTCACCTCTATCAAAGGTATTGGCAGGCGATTCGCTAACATTTGCTGCAAAAAAGCTGATGTCGACATGAACAAGAG AGCTGGTGAATTGAGTGCTATTGAGTTGGATAGCGTTATGACTGTGGTTGCCAACCCTCGGCAATTCAAGATCCCGGATTGGTTTTTGAATAGGAAGAAAGACTACAAGGATGGGAAGTATTCTCAGGTGGTGTCAAATGCACTGGATATGAAGTTGAGGGATGATTTGGAGCGCTTGAAGAAAATCAG AAATCACCGTGGTTTGAGGCACTACTGGGGTCTTCGTGTTCGTGGTCAGCACACTAAGACTACTGGTCGCAGGGGTAAAACTGTTGGTGTCTCTAAGAAGCGTTAA
- the LOC114384018 gene encoding UDP-rhamnose/UDP-galactose transporter 6, translated as MAPSSKAEKKAAVDAAAWMFNVVTSVGIIIVNKALMASYGFSFATTLTGMHFATTTLMTVVLRMLGYVQPSHLPLPDLLKFVLFANFSIVGMNVSLMWNSVGFYQIAKLSMIPVSCLLEVVLDKIRYSRDTKLSIGVVLMGVGVCTVTDVSVNGRGFIAAFIAVWSTSMQQYYVHFLQRKYSLSSFNLLGHTAPAQAASLLLLGPFLDYWLTNKRVDRYDYNTASLIFIFLSCTIAIGTNLSQFICIGRFTAVSFQVLGHMKTILVLIMGFFFFGKEGLNLQVVFGMIIAVAGMIWYGNASSKPGGKERRSHTLPTNKTETR; from the exons ATGGCTCCGTCTAGCAAGGCTGAGAAAAAGGCTGCCGTGGATGCAGCTGCATGGATGTTCAATGTTGTTACATCTGTTGGAATCATCATTGTAAACAAAGCTTTGATGGCCTCTTATGGCTTCAGTTTTG CCACAACATTAACAGGCATGCACTTTGCTACCACAACTTTGATGACAGTTGTACTAAGGATGCTGGGATATGTCCAGCCTTCTCATTTACCCTTGCCAGATCTTCTAAAATTTGTTCTCTTTGCTAACTTCTCTATTGTTGGAATGAATGTTAGTCTAATGTGGAACTCAGTTGGATTCTATCAA ATTGCGAAGTTAAGTATGATCCCTGTATCATGCCTATTGGAAGTTGTTCTCGACAAGATTCGGTATTCAAGAGACACAAAACTGAGCATAGGTGTTGTTCTTATGGGTGTTGGTGTTTGCACTGTTACTGATGTGAGCGTTAACGGAAGAGGATTCATTGCTGCCTTTATAGCTGTATGGAGCACTTCTATGCAACAATAT TATGTTCATTTCCTTCAACGGAAGTATTCTCTAAGTTCTTTCAACCTGTTGGGACATACAGCACCTGCACAGGCTGCATCACTACTGTTATTAGGACCTTTTCTAGATTATTGGTTGACAAACAAAAGAGTTGACAGATATGACTACAACACTGCCTCGTTG ATTTTCATATTCCTGTCATGCACTATTGCAATTGGCACCAACCTAAGCCAATTTATCTGCATTGGCAGATTCACTGCTGTTTCTTTTCAAGTACTGGGACATATGAAGACAATACTTGTTTTAATCATGGGattctttttctttggaaaaGAGGGTCTCAATCTCCAAGTGGTTTTTGGAATGATCATAGCAGTGGCCGGAATGATTTGGTATGGCAATGCCTCATCCAAGCCTGGTGGAAAAGAGCGCCGGAGTCACACTCTTCCTACAAACAAAACAGAAACAAGATAG